In a genomic window of Glycine max cultivar Williams 82 chromosome 13, Glycine_max_v4.0, whole genome shotgun sequence:
- the LOC100500590 gene encoding serine/threonine/tyrosine-protein kinase HT1, with protein MGEDGYSWIRRTKFSHTVCHRLDPARLGSIPISVQSEQKSRPAASKAQRHPITNKQRSLSPLPETYLSEAFREARHEQKRFSTPNPRREKRIMGKLLNKDSRETKESSSKSPSHSPNRQVKSKNRKDSAWTKLLDNGGGKITAVETAEEWNVDMSQLFFGLKFAHGAHSRLYHGVYKEEAVAVKIIMVPEDDENGALASRLEKQFIREVTLLSRLHHQNVIKFSAACRKPPVYCIITEYLAEGSLRAYLHKLEHQTVSLQKLIAFALDIARGMEYIHSQGVIHRDLKPENVLINEDNHLKIADFGIACEEASCDLLADDPGTYRWMAPEMIKRKSYGKKVDVYSFGLMIWEMLTGTIPYEDMNPIQAAFAVVNKNSRPVIPSNCPPAMRALIEQCWSLQPDKRPEFWQVVKILEQFESSLASDGTLSLVPNPCWDHKKGLLHWIQKLGPLHQNSGPVPKPKFT; from the exons ATGGGGGAAGATGGTTATTCTTGGATTAGGAGGACAAAATTTTCACACACTGTCTGCCATCGTTTGGATCCTGCTAGGTTAGGCTCTATTCCTATCAGTGTTCAGTCAGAGCAAAAATCAAGGCCTGCTGCCTCAAAGGCTCAGAGACACCCCATAACAAACAAGCAGAGATCTTTGTCACCATTGCCTGAGACTTATCTTTCTGAGGCCTTCAGGGAAGCTAGACATGAACAGAAGAGGTTCTCCACGCCGAATCCCCGGAGGGAAAAGAGGATTATGGGGAAGTTGTTGAACAAAGATTCTAGGGAGACTAAGGAATCAAGTTCAAAGTCACCTTCGCATAGTCCAAATAGGCAAGTGAAGTCAAAGAACCGCAAGGATTCAGCATGGACTAAGCTTTTGGACAATGGTGGAGGAAAGATTACTGCTGTGGAAACAGCTGAAGAGTGGAATGTTGACATGTCTCAATTGTTTTTTGGCCTAAAGTTTGCTCATGGTGCACATAGTCGACTTTACCATGGTGTATATAAGGAGGAGGCTGTTGCTGTTAAAATCATTATGGTACCTGAGGATGATGAAAATGGAGCTTTGGCTTCTCGATTAGAGAAACAGTTCATTAGAGAAGTCACCCTTTTATCTCGTCTTCACCATCAAAATGTCATAAAG TTCTCAGCAGCATGCAGAAAGCCACCGGTTTATTGTATTATCACAGAATATCTGGCGGAAGGTTCCTTGAGGGCATATTTGCATAAATTGGAACACCAAACTGTTTCTCTACAAAAGCTAATAGCTTTTGCTCTGGATATTGCTCGCGGAATGGAATATATACATTCTCAAGGTGTCATTCATCGGGACCTTAAACCAGAGAATGTCCTAATCAACGAAGACAATCACCTTAAAATTGCCGATTTTGGCATTGCATGTGAGGAAGCATCTTGTGACTTATTGGCTGATGACCCTGGCACCTACCGTTGGATGGCACCTGAGATGATCAAAAGGAAATCCTATGGGAAAAAGGTTGATGTCTACAGTTTTGGGCTTATGATATGGGAGATGTTGACTGGAACGATACCATATGAGGATATGAATCCAATACAGGCTGCTTTTGCAGTAGTAAATAAG AATTCAAGGCCGGTTATTCCATCAAACTGCCCTCCTGCGATGCGAGCTTTAATTGAGCAATGTTGGAGCTTGCAACCAGACAAGAGGCCTGAGTTCTGGCAGGTTGTGAAGATATTAGAGCAATTTGAATCTTCACTTGCCAGTGATGGAACCCTGAGCCTGGTGCCAAATCCTTGTTGGGATCATAAGAAAGGGCTTCTTCATTGGATTCAAAAGCTTGGTCCCTTGCACCAAAATAGTGGCCCTGTGCCTAAACCCAAATTCACATGA
- the LOC100803860 gene encoding uncharacterized protein LOC100803860 — MGPTSMAAGRVTRFLARHYPLEHHRDNADVEFDFLDDIGEALLAQSASSDECGHPNEMEEQFDQDEDHRDTVEENRTFWDKQHQLLQASICRTSSSESRIRHATKEALQEIQSAETVCGCGRQVAVITTCRNCLMREVSRRLQKAGYDSAICKTKWRSSPDIPSGEHNFLDVIDSTKKGEVRVIVELNFRGEFEMARGSEDYNRLVRRLPEVFVGKVERLSNLIKILCMGAKRCMKEKKMHMGPWRKHRYMQAKWLGPCERNTSTTSLSVRYNSERILPRPKASMLTVDLLEKPSQYALHCC, encoded by the exons ATGGGTCCAACCTCTATGGCCGCCGGAAGAGTCACGAGGTTTTTGGCCAGGCACTACCCTCTCGAGCACCACCGTGATAACGCCGATGTTGAGTTCGACTTTCTTGATGATATTGGAGAAGCCTTGTTAGCTCAAAGTGCTAGCAGTGATGAGTGCGGTCACCCCAATGAAATGGAGGAACAGTTCGACCAAGACGAGGATCACAGAGATACCGTCGAGGAGAATAGAACCTTTTGGGACAAACAACACCAGCTTTTGCAG GCCAGTATATGCAGAACTAGTTCTTCGGAGTCACGGATaaggcatgccaccaaagaaGCGCTTCAGGAAATTCAAAGCGCGGAAACTGTGTGCGGTTGTGGCAGACAGGTGGCTGTGATCACAACTTGTCGAAACTGTTTGATGAGAGAAGTTTCTAGGCGGCTTCAGAAAGCAGGTTATGATAGTGCTATTTGCAAAACTAAATGGAGAAGCTCACCCGATATCCCATCAG GGGAACACAATTTTTTGGATGTGATAGACAGCACAAAGAAGGGGGAGGTGAGGGTGATTGTGGAGCTGAATTTCAGAGGAGAGTTTGAGATGGCAAGGGGAAGTGAAGACTACAACCGACTTGTTAGGAGGCTTCCAGAGGTGTTTGTGGGGAAGGTGGAGAGACTGAGCAACCTAATAAAGATATTGTGTATGGGAGCCAAAAGGTGcatgaaggaaaagaaaatgcacATGGGGCCATGGAGGAAGCATAGGTACATGCAAGCTAAGTGGTTAGGTCCATGTGAAAGGAACACTTCCACAACCTCACTTTCAGTGAGGTATAATTCTGAGAGGATATTGCCAAGGCCAAAGGCATCCATGTTGACTGTTGATCTGCTAGAGAAGCCTTCCCAATATGCATTGCACTGCTGTTGA